One genomic segment of [Phormidium] sp. ETS-05 includes these proteins:
- the argH gene encoding argininosuccinate lyase codes for MTQEKTWSQRFEGSLHPAIAEFNASIGFDIELIEYDITGSIAHAQMLAKTGIILPEEGEQIVAGLEEIRQEYRSGRFNPTIDAEDVHFAVERRLTEIIGDVGKKLHTARSRNDQVGTDTRLYLRHQIREIRRLLREFQTALLDLAEPNLETLIPGYTHLQRAQPLSLAHHLLAYFEMAQRDWERLGDVYQRVDICPLGSGALAGTTFPIDRHYTAELLGFSKVYANSLDGVSDRDFAIEFLAAASIIMMHLSRLCEEVILWASEEFRFVTLKDSCATGSSIMPQKKNPDVPELVRGKTGRVFGHLQALLVLMKGLPLAYNKDLQEDKEALFDAVKTVKTSVQAMTILLQEGMEFRSQRLAAAVTEDFSNATDVADYLAKKGVPFREAYNLVGKVVKTSLAAGKLLKDLSLAEWQELHPAFDADIYEAIAPRQVVAARNSYGGTGFAQVQTALQNSRALLGS; via the coding sequence ATGACTCAGGAAAAAACTTGGAGCCAGCGGTTTGAAGGCTCTTTGCATCCAGCTATTGCGGAATTTAACGCTAGTATCGGCTTTGATATCGAGCTGATAGAATATGACATCACTGGCTCGATCGCTCACGCCCAAATGCTGGCCAAAACAGGGATTATTTTACCGGAAGAAGGGGAGCAAATCGTTGCCGGTTTAGAGGAAATTCGCCAGGAATACCGCTCAGGACGGTTTAACCCCACGATCGATGCGGAGGATGTTCACTTTGCGGTAGAAAGACGCTTGACGGAGATTATCGGCGATGTGGGCAAAAAGCTGCATACTGCCCGATCGCGCAATGACCAAGTAGGTACTGATACTCGTCTCTACCTCCGCCACCAAATTCGGGAAATACGCCGCCTACTGCGGGAATTTCAAACCGCATTGCTGGACCTGGCGGAGCCCAACTTAGAAACCCTCATCCCCGGTTACACTCACCTACAGCGAGCCCAACCCCTCAGTTTAGCTCACCACCTGTTAGCTTACTTTGAAATGGCACAGCGGGACTGGGAGCGTCTGGGGGATGTGTACCAGCGGGTGGATATTTGCCCTCTCGGTAGCGGCGCCTTGGCGGGCACTACTTTCCCTATCGATCGCCATTATACCGCCGAACTGCTGGGATTTTCTAAAGTTTACGCCAACAGTTTGGATGGCGTCAGCGATAGAGATTTCGCCATAGAATTTCTCGCCGCCGCCAGCATCATTATGATGCACCTCAGCCGTCTATGTGAAGAGGTTATCCTCTGGGCATCAGAAGAATTCCGCTTTGTCACCCTCAAGGACTCTTGCGCCACCGGTTCTAGCATCATGCCCCAGAAAAAAAATCCCGACGTACCCGAATTGGTGCGGGGCAAAACCGGGCGAGTTTTCGGCCATCTCCAAGCCTTATTAGTTTTAATGAAAGGGCTCCCTTTAGCCTACAACAAAGACCTGCAAGAAGACAAAGAAGCGCTATTCGACGCGGTAAAAACTGTGAAAACTTCCGTGCAAGCCATGACTATCTTGTTGCAAGAAGGGATGGAATTCCGCAGTCAACGGCTCGCCGCCGCCGTCACGGAAGACTTTTCCAATGCAACCGATGTGGCAGATTATTTGGCGAAAAAAGGTGTCCCCTTCCGGGAAGCATATAATCTGGTGGGGAAAGTAGTTAAAACCTCTCTGGCTGCAGGGAAATTGCTCAAGGATTTAAGTTTAGCAGAATGGCAGGAATTACATCCGGCATTTGACGCGGATATATATGAAGCCATTGCGCCGCGCCAAGTAGTAGCCGCTCGCAATAGTTATGGCGGTACTGGTTTCGCCCAAGTGCAAACCGCTTTGCAAAATTCCCGGGCTTTGTTGGGTTCTTAA
- a CDS encoding PP2C family protein-serine/threonine phosphatase: MTAAPLPRKPYRDADTGLGNSPDGLMPLASASPADTAPVFALKELVARWYREQNKIQDLLSSLSFALRSFNNLNQFLELIPLVASRVTDADGSAILLFKPNGTLKLLRLHCQDGMQCQDIRQAIDAATRSISPRLGNTSGAALRELRAPSFHNLDDVLSQLVGSDVQLFGTPILVKNIERGRLYVFSRDPDYAWLHTREKLIRLVADQAAVAIENDELTVELRQKERLDRELEIGAEIQRRLLPRACPQIHGLELAARCQTANRVGGDYYDFIPASHNSCLLGAGVGCAYTAASATARWSIAIGDVMGKGVPAGLIMTMTRGMLRAEVLNGHSPARILQHLNRVMYADLENSNRFVTLFYSEYDPETRVLSYSNAAHNPPLLWRSATNTIDRLDTLGMLVGLDADSQYQEAQVHLDPGDAIIYYTDGFTDAANPQGERFDEENLKNAFAWACHQFQNPQEILDYLFDRIQEFIGVNHRNSDDMTLIVMKVKSLEATQS; encoded by the coding sequence ATGACTGCTGCGCCCCTTCCCCGAAAGCCTTACAGAGATGCAGATACCGGCCTTGGTAATTCCCCGGACGGGCTGATGCCCCTAGCTTCTGCATCCCCTGCCGATACCGCCCCAGTTTTTGCCCTGAAAGAACTGGTGGCCCGCTGGTATCGCGAACAAAACAAAATCCAAGATTTGCTCAGCTCCCTTAGCTTTGCCCTCCGCAGCTTTAACAATCTGAATCAGTTTTTAGAACTGATTCCCTTAGTGGCTAGTAGGGTGACCGATGCTGATGGCAGTGCCATCCTCCTATTCAAACCTAATGGGACTTTGAAATTATTGCGGCTGCATTGTCAAGATGGGATGCAGTGTCAGGACATCCGTCAAGCTATCGATGCGGCAACTCGCAGTATCTCCCCCCGTTTGGGCAATACCTCTGGGGCAGCGTTGCGCGAGTTGAGAGCGCCTTCTTTTCATAATTTGGATGACGTTTTATCTCAGCTTGTGGGTTCAGATGTGCAGTTGTTCGGCACCCCGATTTTGGTGAAAAATATCGAACGGGGGCGGCTGTATGTGTTTAGTCGTGACCCGGATTATGCTTGGCTCCATACTCGGGAAAAGCTGATCCGGTTGGTGGCTGACCAGGCGGCGGTGGCGATCGAAAATGACGAGCTGACGGTGGAGTTGCGCCAGAAAGAGCGCCTGGATCGGGAGCTGGAAATTGGGGCGGAAATTCAACGCCGCCTGCTCCCTCGCGCTTGTCCCCAAATTCATGGGCTGGAACTGGCGGCCCGCTGCCAAACTGCTAACCGCGTCGGCGGTGACTATTATGATTTTATCCCTGCTAGTCATAACTCCTGTTTGCTCGGAGCTGGGGTGGGGTGCGCTTACACTGCAGCCAGTGCTACCGCTAGATGGAGTATCGCGATCGGGGATGTAATGGGTAAGGGGGTTCCGGCGGGACTGATTATGACCATGACCCGAGGGATGTTGCGTGCGGAAGTCCTCAATGGTCATTCTCCGGCTCGGATACTACAGCATCTCAACCGGGTGATGTATGCGGATTTGGAAAATTCTAACCGCTTCGTGACTTTGTTTTATTCTGAGTACGACCCCGAAACCCGGGTTTTGTCTTATAGTAATGCGGCTCACAACCCGCCTCTGTTGTGGCGATCGGCTACCAATACTATCGATCGCCTCGATACCCTGGGAATGTTGGTGGGTTTGGATGCGGACAGCCAATATCAGGAAGCCCAGGTACATTTGGATCCGGGAGATGCGATTATTTATTATACGGATGGGTTTACCGATGCCGCCAATCCCCAGGGCGAGCGTTTTGATGAGGAAAATCTGAAAAATGCTTTTGCTTGGGCTTGTCACCAGTTCCAAAATCCCCAAGAAATTCTCGATTATTTGTTCGATCGCATCCAAGAGTTTATTGGCGTCAATCATCGCAACAGCGATGACATGACTTTAATCGTGATGAAAGTTAAATCTCTGGAGGCTACCCAGTCATAG
- the ftsY gene encoding signal recognition particle-docking protein FtsY, with amino-acid sequence MVFNWFRRQFNEKTEEAVTPPEAPPAPEEQSEASQDSTSESAVAEDYLAWAKAAYKNIQVRQGQGVEESPETAPTPEAEPTPEPLPDVSAVVSASSAATELEVLPETVAATEAVSPPPEPLVTPEVPETVAPPEVSTSPEPEPEPAIPFWAKAEAERLDRLKRLEETAVEAPPVEELSSGATDLVAGPLAFDEGFLWSAEVLAAQGRRPEEISVEEITWLKKLRLGLDKTRRGLINQLKAIVGAGPLNREAVMRIEDVLLQADVGVEATDRIIEALQSKLREEALPPKEAIAYLKKILRDILDKPTLDDEQPILVPDKDKLNIWLITGVNGSGKTTTIGKLAHIAQKSGYSCTIAAADTFRAAAVEQVKVWGERTGVEVIANPVKNADPAAVVFDAIGRVQAKGTQLLLVDTAGRLQNKKNLMDELHKIRRIIDKKAPDAVVESLIVLDSTLGQNGLHQAQVFSEAVNLSGVILTKLDGTAKGGIAIAVVQQLGLPIRFIGAGEGIEDLRPFSSYEFVEALLNG; translated from the coding sequence ATGGTTTTTAATTGGTTCCGCCGTCAGTTCAACGAGAAAACAGAAGAAGCTGTTACTCCTCCCGAAGCACCGCCCGCCCCTGAAGAGCAATCAGAGGCATCACAAGACTCTACATCGGAATCGGCTGTAGCTGAAGATTACCTCGCTTGGGCAAAGGCAGCTTACAAAAATATTCAGGTGCGCCAAGGTCAAGGTGTGGAAGAATCACCAGAGACTGCACCCACCCCAGAGGCTGAACCAACGCCAGAGCCGCTCCCAGATGTGTCTGCTGTGGTATCGGCATCATCTGCGGCTACTGAGTTGGAAGTATTACCGGAAACTGTGGCTGCGACTGAGGCAGTATCACCACCGCCGGAACCATTGGTAACGCCAGAAGTGCCGGAAACTGTGGCTCCCCCAGAAGTATCAACATCGCCAGAACCGGAGCCAGAACCGGCAATCCCATTTTGGGCGAAGGCAGAAGCGGAAAGGCTCGATCGCCTGAAGCGGCTGGAGGAAACGGCGGTAGAAGCGCCGCCGGTTGAAGAGCTTTCTTCAGGAGCAACGGATTTGGTGGCGGGGCCGCTGGCGTTTGATGAGGGATTTTTGTGGTCGGCGGAGGTTTTGGCAGCGCAAGGAAGGCGACCGGAGGAGATTTCGGTTGAGGAAATTACTTGGCTGAAAAAGCTGCGTTTGGGCCTGGATAAGACGCGGCGTGGTTTGATTAATCAGCTCAAGGCGATTGTGGGAGCAGGACCGCTGAACCGGGAAGCGGTGATGCGAATTGAGGATGTCCTGCTGCAAGCGGATGTGGGGGTGGAGGCGACCGATCGGATTATTGAGGCTCTGCAAAGCAAGTTGCGCGAGGAGGCTTTACCACCCAAAGAAGCGATCGCTTATCTGAAAAAAATCCTGCGGGATATCCTGGACAAACCGACTCTGGATGACGAACAACCGATTTTAGTGCCGGATAAAGATAAGCTGAATATCTGGTTGATTACTGGGGTGAACGGCAGTGGCAAAACCACGACGATCGGCAAGTTGGCCCACATTGCCCAAAAATCTGGCTACTCTTGTACTATTGCGGCGGCTGATACTTTCCGCGCTGCGGCAGTAGAGCAGGTTAAGGTGTGGGGTGAACGCACTGGGGTGGAAGTGATCGCTAACCCGGTGAAAAATGCTGACCCGGCGGCGGTGGTGTTCGACGCGATCGGACGGGTGCAAGCCAAGGGCACTCAATTGCTCCTGGTAGATACCGCCGGACGCCTGCAAAATAAGAAAAATTTGATGGACGAACTCCACAAAATCCGGCGGATTATTGATAAAAAAGCTCCTGATGCTGTAGTGGAATCCCTCATCGTTTTGGACTCCACCTTGGGGCAAAACGGTTTGCATCAAGCCCAAGTGTTTTCTGAAGCTGTCAACCTCAGCGGTGTCATCCTGACTAAGCTCGACGGCACGGCTAAAGGCGGTATCGCGATCGCGGTAGTGCAGCAGCTTGGTCTGCCCATCCGTTTCATCGGCGCCGGTGAAGGCATCGAAGACCTGCGGCCATTTTCCAGCTACGAGTTTGTAGAAGCTCTGCTCAATGGCTAG
- the nusB gene encoding transcription antitermination factor NusB: MQPRRIARELALLSQSQLSANPEKVQQQKLEDFVVAAVRTLTSESHDALETSSAELKRGSDRLMGSVLHASTVESARAMVYEAIELTQSAINRLAMAVEIPEFIQLSNRKEVRAHTLEILSCINANRSAIDEVLNKSMVDWQLNRLPRIDRDILRIAVAEMYYLGIPAKVAINEAVEMAKRYSGDEGYRFINGVLRRVSENMKEPTASQ; the protein is encoded by the coding sequence ATGCAACCCCGCCGAATTGCTAGAGAACTGGCTCTGCTCAGCCAGAGCCAACTATCCGCAAATCCAGAAAAAGTACAACAGCAAAAGCTGGAAGATTTTGTGGTGGCTGCGGTGCGTACCCTGACTTCTGAATCTCACGACGCTTTGGAAACTTCGTCGGCAGAACTGAAGCGGGGTAGCGATCGTCTCATGGGTAGCGTTCTTCACGCCTCCACGGTCGAAAGTGCCCGTGCGATGGTCTATGAGGCGATCGAACTCACCCAAAGCGCCATCAATCGTCTGGCGATGGCCGTGGAAATCCCCGAATTTATCCAGCTATCCAACCGCAAAGAAGTCCGCGCTCATACTCTCGAAATTCTCTCCTGTATCAACGCTAATCGCTCCGCCATAGACGAGGTTTTAAATAAATCAATGGTGGATTGGCAACTAAATCGCCTCCCCCGCATTGACCGCGATATCCTGCGCATCGCTGTAGCAGAAATGTATTACTTAGGCATTCCGGCTAAAGTAGCAATCAATGAGGCAGTGGAAATGGCTAAGCGCTATAGTGGCGATGAAGGATACCGCTTTATCAATGGCGTTTTGCGCCGGGTGAGCGAGAATATGAAAGAGCCAACTGCTTCACAATAG
- a CDS encoding DUF502 domain-containing protein, whose protein sequence is MIQRLKQDLKNDLIAGLLVVIPLATTIWLTINVASWVVDMLTRIPKRLNPFDGLDPILVNILNLLVGLTVPMMGILLIGLMARNIAGKWLLDLGERLLQAIPLAGSVYKTLKQLLETLLKDSQSKFRKVILVEYPRKGVWAIGFVTGTVTKDFQPHVASGPLLSVFIPTTPNPTSGWYAIVPEDEVTPISIPVEDAFKLLISGGIVSPTAPEPLNLGLTTAPKLKNLVAENNRLPLTAEEEFKI, encoded by the coding sequence GTGATCCAGCGCCTCAAGCAAGACTTAAAAAATGACCTGATTGCCGGTTTGCTGGTAGTGATTCCCCTTGCTACCACCATCTGGCTGACGATCAATGTGGCGAGTTGGGTGGTTGATATGCTCACCCGGATTCCCAAACGGCTGAACCCTTTTGATGGCCTCGATCCCATCTTGGTCAACATCTTGAATTTGTTGGTGGGTTTGACAGTACCGATGATGGGAATTCTGCTCATCGGTCTTATGGCGCGCAATATTGCGGGCAAGTGGCTGCTAGACTTGGGAGAGCGCCTGTTGCAAGCGATTCCCCTGGCAGGGTCGGTTTACAAGACGCTCAAACAGCTCCTGGAAACTCTGCTGAAAGATTCTCAAAGCAAGTTCCGTAAGGTGATTTTGGTAGAGTACCCCCGCAAGGGTGTATGGGCGATCGGCTTTGTCACCGGAACCGTTACCAAGGACTTTCAGCCTCATGTAGCATCGGGCCCGCTGTTAAGCGTGTTCATCCCCACCACCCCTAACCCGACTAGCGGTTGGTACGCGATCGTCCCGGAAGATGAGGTGACGCCTATATCTATCCCGGTGGAAGATGCCTTTAAACTCCTGATATCCGGTGGCATTGTCAGTCCCACCGCTCCCGAACCTCTGAATCTTGGCCTAACAACGGCGCCAAAACTCAAAAACCTGGTTGCCGAGAATAACCGGCTGCCTCTCACCGCTGAAGAAGAATTTAAAATTTAA
- a CDS encoding glycosyltransferase family 2 protein, with protein MFSIYILTYNEEIDIAACIESALMSDDIIVVDSFSTDRTVEIARRMGVQVFQHPFESHGKQRSWMLESIPTKHEWVYILEADERMTPELFQECLTAMKSPSSGEAEGYVGYYVAERVMFMNQWIRRSTQYPRYQMRLFRKGKVWFGDYGHTEREICNGPTGFLKETYPHYTCSKGLSRWLEKHNRYSSDEAAETIRQLQSGSVSWHELFFGRSEVEKRRALKDLSLRLPFRPIVRFVYMYFLLGGFLDGKAGLAWCTLQAFYEYLLLKVWELQHLPPPILPPEVAETTATNVDPTAFHSQS; from the coding sequence ATGTTCTCGATTTACATCCTGACGTATAACGAAGAAATTGATATTGCCGCCTGCATCGAGTCGGCGCTGATGTCCGATGACATTATTGTGGTGGATTCGTTCAGTACCGATCGCACGGTGGAAATCGCCCGCCGCATGGGAGTGCAGGTCTTCCAACACCCCTTTGAAAGTCATGGCAAACAGAGAAGCTGGATGCTAGAATCAATCCCCACCAAGCACGAATGGGTGTACATCTTGGAAGCGGACGAACGGATGACGCCAGAGCTGTTTCAAGAATGCCTCACCGCGATGAAATCCCCCAGCAGTGGGGAAGCTGAGGGCTATGTTGGTTACTACGTAGCCGAGCGGGTGATGTTTATGAACCAGTGGATCCGGCGCAGCACCCAGTATCCCCGCTATCAAATGCGCCTGTTCCGCAAGGGCAAGGTTTGGTTTGGGGACTACGGCCATACGGAGCGGGAAATCTGTAATGGACCCACGGGCTTTCTCAAAGAAACTTATCCCCACTACACTTGCAGCAAGGGTTTGAGCCGCTGGCTGGAAAAGCATAATCGCTATTCTAGTGATGAGGCGGCAGAAACTATTCGCCAGCTTCAGTCTGGGTCCGTATCTTGGCACGAGTTGTTTTTTGGCCGATCGGAGGTGGAAAAGAGACGAGCTCTCAAAGACCTTTCTCTGCGGTTGCCTTTTCGCCCAATCGTGCGATTTGTCTATATGTACTTTCTGCTCGGAGGCTTTCTGGATGGCAAAGCTGGCTTGGCTTGGTGTACGTTGCAGGCTTTTTATGAATATCTCCTGCTGAAGGTTTGGGAATTGCAGCACTTACCCCCCCCCATATTGCCGCCAGAAGTGGCAGAAACCACAGCAACCAACGTTGATCCCACTGCCTTTCACTCCCAATCTTAG
- a CDS encoding HpsJ family protein has protein sequence MNESSPLAPTTLKLVGVLLIVSSLVDYIVLAIPPQISEKEWLLGYVTQIVDRGVIPLVGLALLFAGFWIDGATGSLKPSRSPILDIRFWSLGLATVLGLVFLLALPLHLNNVRLLRSETLQRVRQEASVAETTLLAQLQSNEAKAAIEREQTQVKEQIQQLLADKERLDQFLGSDQVPPVLKEIVQESQKKPADVEKLVKDKLNLEALKDARLNEIRGRKDQAENQAKLRTAKAAAQTGISSLLLALGYSIIGWTGFKTLAIEGGGRRKGR, from the coding sequence ATGAATGAATCTTCTCCTCTTGCACCTACCACTCTCAAATTAGTAGGAGTGCTTTTAATCGTCTCGTCCCTAGTGGATTATATTGTGTTGGCGATTCCACCCCAAATATCGGAAAAAGAGTGGTTGCTGGGGTACGTCACTCAAATAGTCGATCGGGGAGTTATCCCCTTGGTGGGTTTAGCCCTGCTATTTGCTGGCTTTTGGATAGATGGGGCCACCGGCTCCCTCAAGCCCAGCCGCAGCCCCATCTTAGATATCCGTTTCTGGTCTTTGGGACTAGCAACGGTTTTAGGTTTAGTGTTTCTGCTGGCCCTACCCTTGCACCTAAACAACGTGCGGCTGTTGCGGTCTGAGACCCTGCAGCGGGTGCGCCAGGAAGCAAGTGTGGCAGAAACCACCCTGCTGGCTCAGCTACAAAGTAACGAGGCAAAAGCCGCCATTGAACGGGAGCAAACCCAAGTCAAAGAGCAAATTCAACAATTGCTGGCAGATAAGGAGCGTTTAGATCAGTTTCTCGGCAGTGACCAAGTGCCACCAGTGCTAAAAGAAATTGTCCAAGAATCGCAAAAGAAGCCAGCAGATGTGGAAAAGCTGGTGAAAGATAAATTGAATTTGGAGGCTCTAAAGGACGCTCGACTCAATGAAATTCGGGGGCGCAAAGATCAAGCTGAAAATCAAGCCAAACTTAGAACGGCCAAGGCTGCAGCCCAAACCGGTATCAGCAGTTTGCTCCTAGCATTGGGTTACAGCATCATCGGCTGGACTGGGTTTAAAACTTTAGCGATCGAGGGGGGCGGTCGCCGCAAAGGGCGTTAA
- a CDS encoding TIGR04283 family arsenosugar biosynthesis glycosyltransferase, with protein sequence MISVVVPTLNEAARIKDTISQVKKSCGETLVEIIVVDGGSTDATMERASSGGAKVILSAGGRACQMNAGAKVARGDVLLFLHADTRLPDRYDLLVLQTLATPGVVAGAFELKIDAQRWGLRLVEKGVNWRSRLLGMPYGDQAIFLPASVFWQLGGFPELPIMEDFELVIRLRRLGWVGIVPAPVVTSARRWQAVGVLKTTAINQLIILGYYLGVSPGRLAQWYRGKKPQPPDNPSPPL encoded by the coding sequence TTGATTTCGGTAGTAGTGCCGACCCTGAATGAGGCGGCGAGAATCAAAGACACAATATCTCAGGTAAAAAAGAGTTGTGGGGAAACTCTGGTAGAAATCATCGTGGTTGACGGGGGCAGTACAGACGCTACGATGGAGAGAGCTTCATCTGGTGGAGCAAAGGTGATCTTGAGTGCAGGGGGAAGGGCCTGCCAGATGAATGCTGGGGCGAAGGTAGCCAGGGGAGATGTCTTGTTATTTCTCCATGCGGATACGCGCTTGCCCGATCGATACGATCTCCTGGTACTACAGACCTTGGCGACACCGGGGGTGGTGGCGGGAGCCTTTGAGCTAAAAATTGATGCTCAAAGGTGGGGGCTGCGACTGGTGGAAAAAGGAGTAAACTGGCGATCGCGTCTGTTGGGGATGCCCTATGGAGATCAAGCAATTTTTCTCCCAGCTTCAGTATTTTGGCAGCTCGGAGGCTTTCCCGAACTGCCAATTATGGAAGACTTTGAGTTAGTAATCAGGTTGCGTCGCCTAGGATGGGTGGGCATAGTCCCTGCACCGGTGGTGACTTCGGCCCGCCGCTGGCAGGCTGTGGGAGTATTGAAAACCACCGCCATTAACCAGCTGATCATTCTGGGCTATTACCTGGGGGTTTCGCCCGGGCGTCTTGCCCAGTGGTATCGGGGTAAAAAGCCCCAGCCACCAGACAACCCTAGCCCGCCCTTGTAA
- a CDS encoding TIGR04282 family arsenosugar biosynthesis glycosyltransferase: protein MELLIIFTRYPEPGKAKTRLIPALGAVGAARLHRRLTESMLQRLLAAEWELGGSLLIEVWFAGGNEELMRQWLGDDVVYRSQGEGDLGERMARAFAAAFAAGMERVAIIGTDCPDLAPEIIAELFQRLRGGSLVVLGPAVDGGYYAIGLRRFLPELFQGISWSTDKVLQQTLDKANILCYDWQLLPELGDIDRPSDLWRLAVSPFREEIGFLEPRISELDQD, encoded by the coding sequence ATGGAGCTACTGATCATTTTTACTCGCTATCCTGAACCAGGGAAGGCGAAAACGAGGCTAATTCCTGCCTTGGGAGCTGTGGGCGCGGCGCGGTTACATCGGCGGCTTACAGAGTCAATGCTACAAAGGCTTTTGGCTGCTGAGTGGGAGTTGGGTGGGAGTTTGTTGATAGAGGTTTGGTTTGCTGGGGGGAATGAGGAGTTGATGCGGCAGTGGCTGGGGGACGATGTGGTGTATCGCTCCCAAGGGGAGGGGGATTTGGGGGAGCGGATGGCGCGGGCGTTTGCGGCAGCATTTGCGGCGGGGATGGAGCGGGTGGCCATTATTGGCACAGATTGCCCAGATTTGGCACCTGAAATCATCGCTGAACTATTTCAAAGGCTGCGGGGAGGCTCCCTGGTGGTTCTTGGTCCTGCGGTGGACGGTGGTTACTATGCTATTGGTTTGCGTCGCTTCTTGCCGGAGTTGTTCCAGGGGATTAGCTGGAGTACCGATAAAGTTTTACAACAAACTCTTGACAAAGCTAATATTTTATGCTATGACTGGCAACTGCTGCCGGAGCTGGGAGATATCGATCGGCCCTCGGACTTGTGGCGGTTGGCAGTGAGTCCTTTCAGGGAAGAAATCGGGTTTCTGGAACCAAGGATTTCTGAGCTAGACCAGGATTAA
- a CDS encoding NUDIX hydrolase — protein sequence MRQIWHVGKTVLGMLLRHPITGTSIIPLLPDGRIVLVRRRDNGLWALPGGMVDWGEDIPTTVLRELKEETGLELVQLGRLVGVYSAAERDPRVHSICVVVEAQVQGKMQVVDTLEIIEVKDFLPSELPLEELSHDHGQQLKDYLNGMTTLA from the coding sequence ATGCGTCAAATATGGCACGTCGGAAAAACTGTACTAGGGATGCTTCTGCGCCATCCCATCACTGGGACTAGCATTATCCCCCTGCTTCCCGATGGCCGAATTGTCCTCGTGCGTCGCCGTGACAACGGTCTTTGGGCATTACCAGGAGGAATGGTGGACTGGGGGGAGGACATCCCCACCACGGTGCTGCGGGAATTAAAAGAAGAAACCGGTCTGGAGTTAGTCCAGTTGGGCAGGTTGGTGGGAGTCTATTCTGCAGCAGAGCGCGACCCGAGAGTTCACTCGATTTGCGTGGTCGTAGAAGCCCAAGTACAAGGAAAAATGCAGGTGGTAGATACCCTAGAAATTATCGAAGTTAAAGATTTTTTGCCCTCGGAGCTGCCCCTAGAGGAGCTATCTCACGACCACGGGCAGCAGTTGAAAGATTATTTAAACGGGATGACAACTCTAGCTTAA
- a CDS encoding alpha/beta fold hydrolase yields the protein MTIGNQIPVSNSRIKLSSGQIFWREVGSGPHIVFLHGSWTDSSDWLPVIETLSHECHCLAPDLLGFGESDQPETHYSISLEVECLAEYLKALSLHDVYLVARDLGAWVATSYALQHPEAVRGLVLLAPYGLDIKAGHDASKGKQGSWLEQNALLVRRLLLLVYPLAKLLRCHRPLDRLLPKLETMRSSRVAREILFARRRAEIEAELLHNHLDDLKTPVLVLQGETDPPRVVALCTAYAQLSPLVDVRIVPGNSEDISTTIDSLILQIKEFVFGS from the coding sequence ATGACAATAGGAAATCAAATACCGGTAAGCAATTCTCGTATTAAGCTCTCCAGCGGGCAAATATTTTGGCGGGAAGTGGGTTCTGGACCCCATATTGTTTTTTTACATGGTTCTTGGACTGACAGCTCTGATTGGTTGCCAGTAATAGAAACTTTGAGCCATGAGTGCCATTGTCTGGCACCAGATTTGCTGGGCTTTGGTGAGTCGGATCAGCCCGAGACTCACTACTCAATTTCTCTAGAAGTTGAATGTTTGGCGGAATATCTCAAGGCTCTTTCTTTGCATGATGTGTATTTGGTGGCTCGTGACCTTGGGGCCTGGGTGGCCACCAGTTATGCCCTGCAGCACCCGGAGGCGGTGCGGGGGTTGGTGCTACTGGCTCCCTATGGTTTGGATATCAAAGCGGGACATGATGCGAGTAAGGGGAAACAGGGTAGCTGGTTGGAGCAAAACGCTCTATTGGTGCGGCGGTTACTCCTGTTGGTTTATCCTCTGGCAAAACTGCTCCGTTGCCACCGCCCACTCGATCGGTTGCTCCCCAAGCTGGAAACAATGCGATCCTCTCGGGTGGCTCGTGAGATATTGTTTGCTCGCCGCCGCGCCGAAATTGAGGCGGAGTTACTCCATAACCACTTGGACGATTTGAAAACCCCTGTATTGGTTCTTCAAGGAGAAACGGACCCTCCCAGAGTCGTGGCCTTATGTACTGCCTACGCCCAACTCAGCCCCCTTGTGGATGTGCGGATCGTTCCTGGCAATAGTGAGGATATCAGTACCACCATTGACAGCCTTATTCTCCAGATTAAAGAGTTTGTCTTTGGTTCTTAG